A window of the Lactuca sativa cultivar Salinas chromosome 5, Lsat_Salinas_v11, whole genome shotgun sequence genome harbors these coding sequences:
- the LOC111887921 gene encoding U-box domain-containing protein 16 gives MAVSPEPLPPKKKRSSDSDERLLRSLLLRSRETSLLNPIPFVLYRNSNSIIRKTKLLTLMLEELVVDHVVPCFPASAVLCFEELYIILQSIKTLIEDCCNGSKLWLLIEQQSVANKFHEFTLELSTLVDIFPVKAMNLSQDVEELVNLIRKQCSKTAVWIDEKDINLRNDVLQKLDRIKSEIVPQKTKLKEIFTRLQLNDSTSCTEEIEILEEEVRNQSDEKSKAEIVSLIGLVRYAKCVLYGESSPRIIRDRKKSNSTDLTIPADFRCPISLDLVRDPVVVSTGQTYDRASINLWIESGHTTCPKTGQTLDHTGMIPNRALRNLITMWCREHRIPFESTETNEKVTGESTNKTLFEATKMTVTFLLEKAGASQSLEMADRFVHELRALAKTDSNSRACIADADGLQLLVKFLSSDHPTLQINAVTTILNLSILDANKTKIMETEGVVNGIVEVLRTGATWEAKGNAAATIFSLTGVPVYRKKLGRKSRVIKGLMELARTGPISSKRDALVAILNLAGDRETVGKLLEVGVVEMASEVMDGLPEEGVTVLEAVVKKGGLAAITAAFHVIRKLATILRDGTERAQESAAATLVNVCRKGGSEIVSELAAIPGIERVIWEVMGMGTGRGRRKAATLLRILRRWAAGLYGNATAAYSTTGASSTTTTRVVLPG, from the coding sequence ATGGCCGTTTCACCGGAACCTTTGCCGCCAAAAAAGAAACGTTCATCGGATTCAGATGAAAGGCTTCTCCGATCGTTATTGCTTCGATCGAGGGAAACTTCGTTACTGAATCCGATTCCGTTTGTTCTGTATCGGAATTCGAATTCGATAATTCGGAAAACTAAGCTGTTGACTTTGATGCTCGAGGAGTTGGTTGTTGATCATGTTGTACCGTGTTTTCCGGCGTCGGCGGTGTTGTGCTTTGAGGAGTTGTACATCATATTGCAGAGCATCAAGACGTTGATTGAAGATTGTTGTAACGGAAGCAAACTATGGCTTTTGATTGAGCAGCAATCAGTCGCGAACAAATTTCATGAGTTTACTCTCGAGTTATCGACGCTGGTTGATATATTTCCTGTTAAAGCGATGAATCTAAGCCAAGACGTTGAAGAATTAGTCAATTTGATCCGGAAACAGTGCTCCAAAACGGCGGTTTGGATCGATGAAAAAGATATCAATCTCAGAAACGATGTATTGCAAAAATTAGATAGAATTAAGAGCGAGATTGTTCCTCAGAAGACAAAACTCAAGGAGATCTTCACCAGGTTGCAATTGAATGATTCCACGAGCTGCACAGAAGAAATCGAGATCTTGGAAGAAGAAGTTAGGAATCAAAGTGATGAAAAATCAAAAGCTGAAATCGTCTCGTTGATCGGACTTGTTCGCTACGCAAAGTGCGTGTTGTATGGCGAATCATCTCCAAGGATAATCAGAGACCGGAAAAAGTCAAACTCCACCGACTTAACAATTCCGGCAGATTTCCGGTGCCCGATTTCCCTCGACCTGGTGCGAGACCCGGTGGTTGTATCAACAGGACAAACATACGATCGAGCCTCTATCAATCTCTGGATTGAATCGGGACACACCACGTGTCCCAAAACCGGTCAAACTCTGGACCACACAGGGATGATACCCAATCGTGCATTGCGGAACTTGATAACAATGTGGTGTCGCGAACACCGGATTCCGTTCGAATCAACAGAAACCAACGAAAAAGTCACCGGAGAATCCACAAACAAAACGCTATTCGAAGCTACAAAAATGACAGTGACGTTTTTGCTTGAAAAAGCCGGCGCTTCACAATCATTGGAAATGGCGGATCGCTTCGTTCATGAGCTCCGGGCGTTAGCCAAAACGGATTCCAACAGCCGCGCTTGCATCGCCGACGCCGACGGCTTACAGCTACTTGTAAAATTCTTATCCTCCGATCATCCAACTCTTCAAATTAACGCAGTTACAACGATCCTAAACCTCTCAATACTCGACGCaaacaagacaaagataatggaAACCGAAGGAGTTGTAAACGGAATCGTGGAAGTATTAAGAACAGGTGCGACTTGGGAAGCAAAAGGAAACGCCGCCGCTACAATCTTCAGTCTAACAGGTGTTCCGGTGTACCGGAAAAAGCTCGGTCGTAAGAGCCGTGTGATCAAGGGTTTGATGGAGTTGGCCAGAACTGGGCCGATTAGTTCGAAACGAGACGCGTTGGTGGCGATTCTGAACTTGGCCGGAGACCGGGAAACTGTGGGGAAGTTGCTTGAGGTTGGGGTGGTGGAGATGGCTAGTGAAGTAATGGACGGGTTACCGGAGGAAGGTGTGACGGTGCTGGAGGCGGTGGTGAAGAAAGGAGGATTAGCGGCGATCACGGCGGCGTTTCATGTGATTAGGAAACTGGCGACGATATTGAGAGATGGAACGGAGAGGGCACAAGAGAGTGCCGCCGCCACACTTGTGAATGTTTGCCGGAAAGGTGGATCGGAGATTGTGTCGGAGCTGGCGGCGATTCCTGGGATTGAGAGGGTGATTTGGGAGGTGATGGGGATGGGGACCGGAAGAGGGAGGAGAAAGGCGGCGACGCTGCTGAGGATCCTTAGGAGATGGGCTGCTGGGTTGTATGGTAATGCGACCGCCGCCTATTCAACCACCGGTGCCAGTTCGACAACCACCACAAGGGTGGTGTTGCCGGGATAG